A region from the Panicum hallii strain FIL2 chromosome 1, PHallii_v3.1, whole genome shotgun sequence genome encodes:
- the LOC112878763 gene encoding plant intracellular Ras-group-related LRR protein 2-like: MDPTPQSHPILAYVLSRLPSLPAVRTPRSPRERDLEQPSPRTPAGAAEIDLVGRMPGLRHPSVLSAMTRAVADVASARDAIGLLDPRPDHEQVDASRALLAAAGDKTDAATEEEEEKLAACREVVRLEEEHEAYGALLRKAEEKLEHVYRMAMHGRGIPEAGGGDGKWEEGAGAVDEEVVRVLKEAEEGRTLERVDLADRQLRLLPEPVGRIRGLLALDVSRNQLKVVPDAIGGLEQLEELRLASNNLVSLPDSIGLLSNLKLLDVSGNRLRVLPDTISKCSSLVELDASYNALAYLPTGIGLELVRLQTLRVHLNKLRSLPSSVCEMRSLRLLDAHFNELCGLPATIGRLSALETLDLSSNFSDMRDLPPSFGDLAGLRELDLSNNQIRALPDCFGRLGRLERLCLDQNPLAVPPPEVVDKGVEAVKEYMATRWAEAVAEEERRRLCAAAVADSPKASTPREWLTRSVSSLGTWVSDVTVKVVGQDTVAEEEEFMQQEY, encoded by the exons CCCGCGCGAGCGGGACCTCGAGCAGCCGTCCCCGCGCACGCCGGCGGGCGCCGCGGAGATCGACCTGGTGGGGCGCATGCCGGGCCTGCGCCACCCGTCCGTGCTCTCCGCCATGACGCGCGCCGTCGCCGACGTCGCCTCCGCGCGCGACGCGATCGGCCTCCTGGACCCCCGGCCCGACCACGAGCAAGTCGacgcctcccgcgcgctcctcgccgccgccggggacaAGACGGACGCGgccacggaggaggaggaggagaagctggCCGCGTGCCGGGAGGTGGTGCGGCTGGAGGAGGAGCACGAGGCGTACGGCGCCCTGCTGCGGAAGGCGGAGGAGAAGCTGGAGCACGTGTACCGGATGGCGATGCACGGGAGGGGCATcccggaggcgggcggcggcgacggtaAATGGGAGGAGGGGGCCGGGGCGGTGGACGAGGAGGTGGTGCGGGTGCTCAAGGAGGCGGAGGAAGGGAGAACGTTGGAGAGGGTGGACCTTGCCGACCGGCAGCTGCGCCTCCTCCCGGAGCCCGTCGGCCGGATCCGCGGCCTCCTCGCGCTCGACGTCTCCCGCAACCAGCTCAAG GTGGTTCCCGATGCTATTGGCGGGCTCGAACAGCTGGAAGAACTCCGCCTCGCTTCCAACAATTTGGTTTCTCTCCCGGATTCCATCGGCCTCCTCTCCAATCTCAAGCTCCTCGACGTCTCCGGCAACCGGCTGAGGGTTCTGCCCGACACCATCTCGAAATGCAG TTCGCTGGTGGAGCTGGATGCGAGCTACAACGCCCTGGCATACCTCCCGACGGGCATCGGGCTCGAGCTGGTGCGCCTGCAGACGCTGCGCGTGCACCTCAACAAGCTGCGGTCGCTGCCGTCGTCGGTCTGCGAGATGCGGTCGCTGCGCCTCCTGGACGCGCACTTCAACGAGCTCTGCGGCCTGCCGGCCACCATCGGCCGGCTGTCCGCGCTGGAGACGCTGGACCTGAGCAGCAACTTCAGCGACATGCGGGACCTGCCGCCCTCGTTCGGCGACCTGGCGGGCCTTCGCGAGCTCGACCTCAGCAACAACCAGATCCGCGCGCTGCCGGACTGCTTCGGCCGGCTCGGCAGGCTGGAGCGGCTCTGCCTGGACCAGAACCCGCTCGCCGTGCCGCCTCCGGAGGTGGTCGACAAGGGCGTCGAAGCCGTGAAGGAGTACATGGCGACGCGGTGGGCCGAGGCCGTCGCCGAGGAGGAGAGGCGGCGTttgtgcgccgccgccgtggcggacAGCCCCAAGGCGTCCACGCCCAGGGAGTGGCTGACGCGGAGCGTGTCGTCGCTGGGCACCTGGGTGTCGGACGTGACAGTGAAGGTCGTCGGGCAGGACAcggtggcggaggaggaagagttCATGCAGCAGGAATACTGA
- the LOC112881613 gene encoding protein NBR1 homolog has product MSDRSSPVAPTFFPFGPQAEAWDVTFKVKYGDTLKRFYGCVNGAHFDMNLSALRAKIATAFKFGPDADFILTYIDEDGDAVMLDDDDDLRDAALRQKLNPLRITVQLKRSQPTEQKEKNSTPVKPTPQDPLSQIMSVIEGLKPAQEESLAHIKSAIGEAFKSIPEPIPDALAKLSSEALDAAPQPLAELMKPFVQMMAPSNSGNGPSDAHADGSSSSSSGVTETQAPANKDESKAKACLGLRSVLEEAPAPAPAAPSAGASQGQQPSMYPSVEELLFPSNSVDISVCKGKIDAQSKGKSIMSSATQPAPHAVHAPPPPPPCVSEWFRPRRSQPLQWQSEDNAKVTSDSRWRIPMYKVPYAPPAAVPHAPPGYGPSPHFPYPGRLLSSGHPYGDMSGNMENSAPRSLHRWIQCDGCGVQPIVGPRYKSNVKEDYDLCDSCFHRMGNEMEYTKIDKPVLPHRLLRDPHAYRKVHHPRVVMKSKREKLESRFILDVTVLDGTLMTPSTPFTKIWRMHNNGAIVWPLGTQLIWVGGDQFALQTSVPLEIPVNGFPVDKEIDVAVDFVAPTRPGRYISYWRLASPSGQKFGQRVWVHIQVEDPSFANDNNRNAAINLNLPPESNSTNTTNLIDVNIEPAETTLSAHAKRTKEFHFYPMDVPEPKKSQPAPVVVTSMPAAAPANPTVDVPMSSATAAAFVPSYSMPAPELVVPAVPSPPVNVPIVPTAVPVSAPAPAPAPAPAPAFASASGPASTLVPPPVTSAAAPEPFDIDGHNEEKLLRELEEMGFRQIDLNKEILRQNNYNLEQSVDDLCGVNEWDPLLAELEEMGFDDTEMNKELLAKNGGSIKRAVMDLIAREKKDK; this is encoded by the exons ATGTCGGACCGGAGCTCGCCGGTCGCGCCGACGTTCTTCCCCTTCGGCCCGCAGGCCGAGGCGTGGGACGTCACGTTCAAG GTCAAATATGGTGACACACTTAAGAGGTTTTATGGTTGTGTCAATGGCGCTCATTTTGACATGAATTTATCTGCTCTACGGGCAAAGATAGCCACTGCCTTTAAGTTTGGTCCTGATGCTGACTTTATTCTGACTTACATTGATGAGGATGGTGATGCTGTAATgctagatgatgatgatgacctACGCGATGCAGCTCTGCGTCAGAAACTAAACCCTCTGAGGATTACTGTTCAACTAAAGAGAAGTCAGCCAACTGAACAAAAGGAGAAAAATTCTACACCTGTGAAGCCCACTCCTCAGGATCCACTGTCCCAGATTATGTCAGTTATTGAAGGTTTGAAGCCTGCTCAGGAAGAAAGTCTGGCACATATAAAATCAGCTATTGGTGAAGCTTTTAAGTCTATCCCAGAACCAATTCCTGATGCCCTTGCAAAACTCTCTAGTGAAGCACTTGATGCGGCACCACAACCATTAGCTGAGCTGATGAAACCTTTTGTGCAAATGATGGCACCAAGCAATAGTGGCAATGGACCATCTGATGCACATGCTGATGGGTCATCCAGCTCTTCTAGTGGTGTGACAGAGACACAGGCTCCTGCCAACAAAGATGAATCCAAAGCTAAGGCATGTTTGGGTCTTAGGAGCGTGTTAGAGGaagctcctgctcctgctcctgctgctCCTAGTGCTGGGGCTTCTCAAGGTCAACAACCATCAATGTATCCATCTGTTGAGGAGTTGCTGTTCCCCAGCAATTCAGTTGACATATCTGTTTGCAAAGGGAAGATTGATGCTCAAAGTAAGGGCAAATCTATTATGTCCTCTGCTACACAGCCTGCCCCTCATGCTGTTCatgctccgcctccgccgcctccttgTGTTTCTGAATGGTTCCGTCCACGAAGAAGCCAACCACTCCAGTGGCAATCTGAAGATAATGCAAAAGTCACTAGTGATTCCAGATGGCGCATTCCAATGTATAAAGTACCCTATGCACCACCTGCAGCAGTGCCTCATGCACCCCCAGGCTATGGACCTTCTCCACATTTTCCTTATCCAGGTCGCCTCTTGTCTTCTGGGCATCCATATGGAGATATGTCTGGTAATATGGAGAACTCAGCACCACGTAGTCTCCATAGATGGATTCAGTGTGATGGTTGTGGAGTGCAACCAATTGTTGGTCCACGTTACAAATCTAATGT GAAAGAAGACTACGATTTGTGTGATTCCTGTTTCCATCGCATGGGAAATGAAATGGAGTACACCAAAATAGACAAGCCTGTTTTACCCCACAGGTTACTGAGAGATCCTCATGCG TACCGAAAGGTGCACCACCCACGGGTTGTCATGAAGTCAAAACGGGAGAAACTCGAAAGTCGCTTCATTTTGGATGTAACTGTCCTGGATGGAACACTGATGACACCTTCTACCCCATTCACTAAGATTTGGCGCATGCATAACAATGGGGCTATTGTGTGGCCATTGGGCACACAGCTTATCTGGGTTGGTGGAGATCAGTTTGCATTGCAGACCTCTGTTCCATTAGAG ATTCCGGTCAATGGGTTTCCTGTGGATAAGGAGATTGATGTTGCTGTTGATTTTGTGGCACCTACAAGGCCTGGGAGGTACATATCTTACTGGAGGTTGGCATCACCTTCTGGTCAAAAATTTGGTCAGCGAGTTTGGGTTCATATCCAG GTGGAAGATCCTTCCTTTGCTAATGACAATAACAGGAATGCTGCTATTAATCTGAATCTGCCTCCAGAAAGCAATAGTACAAACACAACTAATTTAATTGATGTGAACATTGAGCCTGCTGAGACGACCCTTAGTGCACATGCCAAACGTACTAAAGAGTTTCACTTCTATCCGATGGATGTTCCAGAGCCTAAGAAATCTCAGCCTGCTCCTGTTGTTGTTACCTCTATGCCTGCAGCAGCTCCTGCAAACCCTACTGTTGATGTTCCCATGTCCAGTGCAACTGCAGCTGCTTTTGTGCCTTCTTATAGTATGCCTGCACCTGAGCTTGTTGTGCCGGCTGTACCTTCACCACCTGTTAATGTGCCTATCGTGCCTACAGCTGTGCCTGTTTCCGCACCTGCACCTGCACCTGCACCTGCACCTGCACCTGCATTCGCATCTGCATCTGGCCCTGCTTCTACGCTTGTGCCTCCACCTGTAACTAGTGCCGCAGCTCCTGAGCCTTTTGACATAGATGGTCACAATGAAGAGAAGCTGCTGAGGGAGCTGGAGGAAATGGGCTTTAGGCAGATTGATCTGAACAAGGAAATCCTTAGGCAGAACAATTACAACCTGGAGCAGTCCGTTGATGATCTGTGTGGCGTCAACGAATGGGATCCACTTCTAGCAGAGCTGGAGGAGATG GGTTTCGATGATACTGAGATGAACAAGGAGCTGCTCGCGAAGAACGGAGGAAGCATCAAGCGAGCTGTGATGGACCTCATCGCCAGGGAGAAGAAGGACAAGTGA